A stretch of DNA from Apis cerana isolate GH-2021 linkage group LG8, AcerK_1.0, whole genome shotgun sequence:
ttaactaaataaaattattacttttatgcttaaaaatcatattttatttatatttctataaatacttaaatacatatatatatataattttgaattataaataagaataaaaaaaagttatttttaaaataaatgtataagatGCATTtacatgcaatttttttagtatataataGTCTATGGAATAAAACCAACCTAATTTTCTCTTGGAAGGAAAGGGTGTGTTTTTATGGGTCCGTCTCAATTTGACAGTCGGAAATTGGAGCATTAGTAACAGGAATGAAATGAGACACAATCcactatacataaaaaattatcgatatataaaaagagcCATGTAATAGTGACCTCTTTTTTAGTTGTATTATGTGATTGATCGAATTTATGTTCaatagaaattgtattttttactatttttaaaaatgatcaatataaattataaacaaatgaaataaaagagagaatagaataatgcttaagatatgaattttaaatattctatactattaacatatataaaaacatttgtataattttaattaatattctttatattatattataaataatttattgtttatctttcttttttatcaattaaaaaatattttaataattaaataaatttaataaaataattaaatttaataaatttaaaaaaacttttattttaaaggttTTGTCCTTCAGTTTTCTTATATCTAAGCAGTGTTGTTCCTGCAATATGGCTTTTAGAACTAGATAAAGTTGACAGAAgattaaaaacatttgaaacGAATGTGAATAAATCCGAGAATTTGGATTTAACGAATTTGGCTGCTAAAGATTTAAAGCATTTAGAAAAAGCATTAGGTGTaagttcaatttatatttcgttttacaatcaaaatataaattcggacaacaatgttataaaaaaatgttataaaaaggaattaaaaatatttcaatatgttaTTTAGGTGAACATACATTTAcctaacataaaaatatcaaaagaaacTTGGGTAACTCTGATTGAACAATttctaatgttaattttaatcattggaAGATGGATGTTACCAAAAGGAGATTTAACCAGGGATCAATTGagtcaattattattagtgtATATTGGAACAGCGGCAGACATAATTGAATTCTTTGATTCCTTCAAGGAAGATCGCATAGCTCGTGAACCTGTCCTAGTTTATTTAACTTTGGGGATTTGGGCGTGGTCCTTAATGCAATTCACGGTTGTTCTAACGGCTACTAAATCCCGGAAGTCTAGATTGTCATCCGGAAATGCTGTCAAAAGAAGAATACAAACTGAAACTAGTTGCTGTAGCATAGATGTTTGGggaattactttaaatatgattttacagGTCTGTTTacttatacaaattttctaaatcattaaataaaaaaaaattatatggtaaaattaaaatttcacaatttattataataattttttttttattttaattaaactttaatttaaaaatttagattcaacgaaattattaaatatgttaaatatcttatttgtcttattttatttgtaaatttaatgaaaataaattttatgaaaatcatagttatgaataatatattatgcaattaaaaattaattatatttatttaaataatttttaaaagattattttaaaatatttttttaaaaaatattacaggaTGGACCATTTCTTgcatttagattaattttaattgtccaTTATCGCATAGTCAgctatatgaatattttcttcacgTGCAAGAATACTCTAGTGATTCTCTTGCAACTTTATCGACTGTATGTAGTTCAGACGGAAAATAGGagcaaaagaaagaagaaatctgaaatatcgaatatcagTATTATATCGAGAGaggatatttataaagatgtgaaatacaaaatatctgaagaaaagcgaagaaaaaaaagaaaagacaaaGATATAGAAGctaattatatagaaagtGAAGAAACAATAGAAGAAACAGATAAATTTGATTCCTCTCCGAGAAATATTAGATCTTCAAAAaagtacaaatattaattttttttataaaaattcaataattaaaaataattatatttattatttaaatcttaaaattttatagaaaaacgcGCCAAGATACTGGATATTCTACTTCTAGTTCTAGAAATTCTGGAAAGCATGAAAAAtctcaaagaaataaaaaaaaaatatcacgcgaagaaattgaaatttttagtgatgatgagaaacaaaaaagaaaaattaacagaaatttatcgataaaaggaaacaaaaagTATACGGAAAGTATCAAAATGAAATCTAGAAATAATGATTCTAGTAAAAGTTCCAGCAAGAATCAGAAATACAAAGAAGACAGTGAAGAATTAACAACAGAAGAAATAACTGATAAAACAATTAGCGAAGAAAGTGAATCAGAATCAGAAAGAAAAaggtgaataaattaataaattatcaaatatagataataaataaattaaataaactttttatattacatcttTTGAttgttttagaatttaataaaacataaaaaattaattattaaacaaaaaacattACGTATACAACATTATGTATATAACTTATCATAGTTAAGAgtcattataataatgaatgatttattaattaacaaattgaacaa
This window harbors:
- the LOC108002932 gene encoding transmembrane protein 26, with the protein product MAKFLATIKAIITRLVFASHGFIAIWQVTTFKKNSLFWYLSCPILLLFFEGIFTLTIKENQEWKWFCPSVFLYLSSVVPAIWLLELDKVDRRLKTFETNVNKSENLDLTNLAAKDLKHLEKALGVNIHLPNIKISKETWVTLIEQFLMLILIIGRWMLPKGDLTRDQLSQLLLVYIGTAADIIEFFDSFKEDRIAREPVLVYLTLGIWAWSLMQFTVVLTATKSRKSRLSSGNAVKRRIQTETSCCSIDVWGITLNMILQDGPFLAFRLILIVHYRIVSYMNIFFTCKNTLVILLQLYRLYVVQTENRSKRKKKSEISNISIISREDIYKDVKYKISEEKRRKKRKDKDIEANYIESEETIEETDKFDSSPRNIRSSKKKTRQDTGYSTSSSRNSGKHEKSQRNKKKISREEIEIFSDDEKQKRKINRNLSIKGNKKYTESIKMKSRNNDSSKSSSKNQKYKEDSEELTTEEITDKTISEESESESERKRYIYRKRRQNRD